The genomic window GGACTGTGCAAAAAACCCAGGTACGGATTCAGGCCAACCGCCCTCACCGTGGCATTGATACGGGAGAAGAGGAGGTAATAGCCCAGGTTCAGCAGGGAATTCATGCGGTCGGGACTCCGCCGGTCTCTCTTCTGAAGGGCAAAGGCATCGTCATCGATAAAGTTATTCAGCCTCTGGTAAATCTTCTTTGCCGCCGCCCCTTCCAGGCCGCGCACCTGCGCAACGTCACCTGCCTGATGCATCTGGCAGATCACCCCTTCGAGTTCGCCGATAAACCGGTACTGCTCCTTGCGAAACCGCTGCTGAAAAAGGGCCAGGTAATTCTGCAGCTTGCCTGCGGCAAATTCCTTTGCAATACAGAGCAATTCGGTCTCAGAGAGTGAATAATACTTCCTCCCGTGTTCGTAAGAGACATCATAGTATTTTTTGGAATCCGGCTTCACCGTTGTGATGTAATACCCTGAGCCCAGCGCAATGGTGAGCGGGATATTGCCCTCCGTGCATTTCCTCAGCAGGGCGGTGGAAAATACGGTCTTTTCCATGACCATGATCTCGCTGATCCGCCGCAACGGAATGGTCTCCACCACCTTCCTGTTCTTGCAAAGGTCAACGGCATCGCCATTCAGCGATAAAAACAGATACGGCTCTACAATATATAATGGCTTCCGCAGCAGCTTCACGTCATCCTCGCCCTCCACCAGAACCGCAGACCTCTCGAACCGTATCCCCAGAAAATGAAACCCATCCCTGAGTGACCGAATAGCAGTCTTTTCTTTTTTTATCTTCAACCCCAACGTTGAAAGATACGACTCGGTATCCGATAAAACACCCTCTGCCTCTTCCTTCGTCCTGGTCAAAATAATAAAGTCATCTGCATACCGTATCAGCTTTACACCACGGGACGCATTGCCGCCTGCCGTCTTGTTTCCTGCGCCTCCCTTCGCATGGTCAGTCCCGGCATCCTCGTCGTGGCTGGCCAGACCCCACCGCTTTATCTGTTCGTCAAAGGAGTCCAGATAAAGGTTTGCAAGGATGGGGGAAAGCGGGCCGCCCTGGGCAAGCCCCTTTCTGCGTTCGTAATACGTGCCGTTCAGGATAAACCCGTTTCTTATCAATTTCAGCAGGATGTTTTTTAGGCAGACGTCATTCTGCGGAATAGAGCAGTCGAGCAGGTGTTCCAAAATATCCAGGTCCACGGATGGGAAAAAGTCCTCGATATCCGACTCGATCACGCACTGATAACCTTCGGCAATGGCGGACTGAATCATCCCGATAGACCGCTGTCGTGAGACCCCTTTTCTGAATCCAATGGATTCCGCTTCAAAAAAGCGGTCAAACACCGTTGAGATGACCTTTAAAAGGTATTGCTGCACGATCAAATCCCGGAACGATAGCTGCTCAACGACCCGATCGACACCGCTCTTCTTCTTGATGGTAAAGGCAATGTGAGGGGTGGGCAGATAGCCATTACTGACGATGAGCTGAAAGAGATTCTCTGCGTACTGGTTTTCATCAAACGGGTACTTTTCCGTTTCCGACAGCGCCTGCAGCGCATGGTCATACCGGTTAATGACGTCGCGGATGACTGACACGATGATCTTCTTGTTGGGAAAGAAGGACTGAAAATATCCCGGCGACTCCTTGTGCAGGAGATAATATCCCTGGGAATTGGAGAGCTTTGTCCCGGCATGCACCTCGCTTCCCAGCAGCAAAAATGGCAGGAAATCCCTGAAACAACCCTTTATATAGAGCTTCCCCACGCAGCCATTGATGTATTGTGTCTGCCCCGGTTGGGACAGGGATGAGTGCCTGATCTCCGTGTAATTCCAGTAATACGGAAGGAGGGAAAACCGGTCATCCTGACCGCGGTAAACGATCTCCCTGCCAAACAACCGTGAAAATCTCTTTTCCAGCGACCTGATAAATGCAGTCCTGGCAAGATAGGTGCGTGCCTTGCCCTTCTCCGGTTTAAAGGGAAAGGGGGTCAGAAATTCCAGACAGATTTCCCCTTCGTCCGGCAGGTTATCCGCCTCCCCGGCAAGCTGGCCAAAACTCCGTTCCTCAACGTCTCCCAGGGTAACTACCTCAAAATTCCTGCCCGTTACCGGGTCGGACAGGTACGCCTGAAAGGCGTCCCTCCATTGCCTGACGTACCCATGCCCTTTTCTGAAAAAAAAGATATCCAGGGACACCTTTTCATACTCGCGCATCTTCAGGCTGTGCCTCCTGCCCCTGGCATGGAAGATAATCAGCGGTTCACGGGCTTCTTCCCCTTTCTTGCCCCGGGGAGACTCACCGTCCGTTTCACCGTGTTGGGTTTCCCCGGCAGGCGACGTCTCCCGGGGTAGTGGTTCGGCGTCTCCTTCCGCCCCCCCTGTCCGTTCCTCACCAGGAACGGGAGAAAGATCCCCTGTCAACTCAGGAGACTCGTTCCCCATCAAAGGAGCCGGGGCAGGACGTGGGCATGCTGACGCTGCCGGGGATTCCTTATTGGGTAATAATGCGGCTGCGGAGGGCGATACAGGCAGGAGAGAGACCCCCTTCATGATTGCCTGGAAGACGGAAAAGGGGTGTGCGGACATTGCCGGCAATGAACGGATATTCATTACCGTTGCCGACAGGCGATGCCAGCGCAGGTCTGAAAGGGGATGCGCATCCTTTGCATTCACGGGTACCTTACTCCTCATACAACAGAAGCATTCATGAAGTTGCCGCCCGGCTGCAACGATCAGTAAAAGAGACAAGAAGTTACCACATCCCGCGTATCCTTGTACAGAAAAAATTGCAGATCACAGCAAAGCCGCAGCCAATTCTCCGCTGAGAAAGCAGGAGATTGCTTCGGACAAGACCCTCGCAATGACAATGGGCAGTATGTCCTTGATGACATACTGCCCATTGCGAGCGAAGCGAAGCAATCCTTCTCTTATAAACAAACGGTACCCTTCTGATAAGGGGTAAATAGGGTTGCAAACAACCTTACAAAAAAAGCGCCTTTTTACACAGCAATATTATACCGTTATGCAATCATGGTTAACCCCATAGGGGTGGCATAGCATCGTTCTTTTACCAATATTTCACCCCTGCGGGGTTGAATATCGTGGTGCGTTTTTTCCTACAATCATGTCATCCCTTCGGGATTTTTCAAAAAACTAAATTGTTACGATAAATCCAGTCTTAATATGCAGTCCTTCCAGTCGCCCGATCAATTCGTCCCTCCCCCTCTTATTCAGCCTGCATTCAAAGACGCTCTTCTGCACCCAAAACCCGAACCCCTTCAGTACCTTATCCACCCTCTCCCGTTTCGCGTCGGAGGTGATGTCATACACCACGGCATAGTCAGATATCCCTTTCATAGATTTTCAACGTCCCCCCGTCTGGTTCAATCGTGGACGATTGAACCAGCCAGGTTCGTGATTTAACCCTGACAGGGTTAATTGTTTCAATAGTTTAATGAATAGTAAAAATGGCCTTGACCAGCAAAACTATCGAATCCAAAGGAAAGCGACCTCACCCTTTTTATCAAGAGTGTCGAACTCATGGTGGTCTGCCGTCATGATTCTTGCGCCTCTCGTCTTTGCCTCTGCAAGGGCGAGTGAATCGGCAAGAGATATTCTGTAAATTGCTTTTAACCTTCCTGCCTCTTTAAACACAGCATCTTCCAACGTATCAATTGTTTGTAGTGGCAACGCCAGTATCTTGCTGAGGATTCCTTCAGCTTTGCCCTTGCCTTCTTCACGAAACACTCCGTAATAAACCTCAGGCATGTTTATCTTGTTCATGTAAACGACACACTCTTCTTCGAACGCTTTTAAGAGTATGGCCTCAACTTTATCTGAGCCATCTTCATCATTCAAAAAAGCAATAAGGGCACAGGCATCCAACACAAAGGCGTCTTTCATTATTCCAGTTCCTTTTCTTCTTTTTTCAGTCTCATATATTTTTCAGAAGAAAAATGGCTGCCTTTTAAGGAACCTCTTGCGTTCTTAATTTGGTTTTCTATTGGTTTTATCAGAATTCCTTCTTTTGTTTCGATAAATTCAACCTCTTTTCCTTTTAGCTTTCTTGCTATTTCTTCCGGAAGATTCAATCGATCTGATTTTATTACAAGAGTTTTCATGCCTGTAACCTTTCTAAGCGTAAAGTTAATAAAAGTATCCAATTATATTAACATTATGGTAAGTCTGTATCAAGTTTATAAATCAGGTGTTCCCCTTGCAGCATGCCATATTCTTACCATTTCAATTACCTTCTTGTTCCTTTTGACCCGATAGACAATTCGGTAAGGATTTTTCATTAGGCCTTCGGCGACTTCCCCCCCCTGTTTCCCCTCGCAAACAGGGGAAACAAATAATGTCTCTCCCCGTTTACGGGGGGATTATGGGGGGTGTTTAAAATTCCTTACATTGAATCAGGCCATCGGCGACTTTTCATTATAAGGTTAAACCCACCCCTGAATCCCCTCCCAGGAGGGGACTTCTTTCGTCCCCTCTTGAGACTTCGTCGTGAGCTCAGTCGACCGAGGGGGTTGGGGGTGTGTAAGGCAGGAGCAAAAAGATTGGAATTCCCATACATTTAATGTAGAGCGACGAGGCTCGTCGCTCTACAACCGCATCTCGAAATTCCGGGACAACGCTACCTGATGCGGGAAATTTTGGAAGTTGCTTTATGTGGTGGAGTATTTTGTTTCGAAATTGATTTGCAGCAGGGAGATTATTTTCCGCGATGAAAAGAATGATGTCCCGAAAGTCCAGCCTGGCAGTGGGTGACCACTCTATTTCGAGATCCATGATGAAGATTCATCTTCAATTTGATTATGAGGAATTCCTTTCCCTTCATCCAATTCTTTTAAAGTCATATCAAGTCAAACATTGTTAGTACAAGGGTTATCCTCGGGACATATTATGCAAACCAACCACCCTTCTGCAGTTATTCATGCGTTTCAGTTCCTACCATCAGAAATGTCCCCTCGTCCCTCGTCTTTCGTCCCTCGTCTTTTGTCTCTCTTTACCGTCTCAGTTCCTACCGGCAGAAAGATCCTTCCAGATCACGTTTTTAGGAGGGAAAGGCCGGATAAACGCTAGCGTAAACTGATTGGTACCTTAACCATCGACTCAACATCAAACATCGAACATCGAATGTCGAATTACGAGGTTTTCTTATCCTTCGACATTCATGATTCCTTGTTCGACATTCGATTTCTTTCTATCGTTTCAGTTCCTACCGGCAGGAATGTCCTTTCAGACATTACCGCGATTTTTTTTCTCCCCATAGCGATATGGTTTCAGTTCCTACCGGCAGGAATGTCCTTTCAGACTTTAAAACTACCGGTTTAACCATGAAGAGTTTGTTTCAGTTCCTACCGGCAGGAATGTCCTTTCAGACAAGAACATCGCGGTACTCGCGATGTTTCTACTGTTTCAGTTCCTACCGGCAGGAATGTCCTTTCAGACATGCCACATCGAGGGATGTCCGGTGTTGGCCAAGTTTCAGTTCCTACCGGCAGGAATGTCCTTTCAGACAGGTGTTCAACACTATGGGGGGAACGCAGAGTTTCAGTTCCTACCGGCAGGAATGTCCTTTCAGACTTGTGTTTAACGGGCTCTTGTCCAGTGCTTGGGTTTCAGTTCCTACCGGCAGGAATGTCCTTTCAGACAATTGAGGAATTGCGAGAAAAGGGATTCTTGGGTTTCAGTTCCTACCGGCAGGAATGTCCTTTCAGACTTGTTGGGGGCAAAAAGGAGAGAGAATGGCTGTTTCAGTTCCTACCGGCAGGAATGTCCTTTCAGACATGGATTGGAAGGGAAAGGCGTTTGTGATACTGTTTCAGTTCCTACCGGCAGGAATGTCCTTTCAGACCAACCTGCGTGACGGTCGGTTGACCCCCTAGTTTCAGTTCCTACCGGCAGGAATGTCCTTTCAGACCTTCAGGCGAATCTTTCTCTTTCCGCAAGAAAGTTTCAGTTCCTACCGGCAGGAATGTCCTTTCAGACTGAGGTATTTAGTTTTACGCGGCATTTGATTGTTTCAGTTCCTACCGGCAGGAATGTCCTTTCAGACCATGGAAGTCACTTGCCCTCGTGGGCGTTTGTTTCAGTTCCTACCGGCAGGAATGTCCTTTCAGACTGTCAAGGAGATTACCATGAGCAAGATTTGTTTCAGTTCCTACCGGCAGGAATGTCCTTTCAGACCGAACTGAACTGGGGCGGCGGCGATTTCAGGTTTCAGTTCCTACCGGCAGGAATGTCCTTTCAGACTGAGTTGGAAAGGAAAGGCGTTTGTAACACTGTTTCAGTTCCTACCGGCAGGAATGTCCTTTCAGACTCTTCACTTTACAAGTCTTTATTTGCTGATATGTTACATTGACAATATTTAGAACCTCCCCCAAAAACATCTTCAATGAGTGATTTTTCAGGGAGGTTCTCAATGGATGGGGTAAATTTGCATGTGCGGCAGGGTAAACAGTCGCCGTTTGGCTATAAGAACCGATGGTATACCTCCGTTTAGACAATAAATGCATGGCCGTCATCAATATTCGCCTTTTTCATCTGACCGATTACGGTGTCCCTGGATGAGTATTCTAACCGATACACCTTGATAAATCCAGTCTTAATATGCAGTCCTTCCAGTCGCCCGATCAATTCGTCCCTCCCCCTCTTATTCAACCTGCATTCAAAGACGCTCTTCTGCACCCGAAACCCGAACCCCTTCAGTACCTTATCCACCCTCTCCCGTTCCGCGTCGGAGGTGATGTCATACACCACGGCATAATCAGATATCCCTTTCATAGATTTTTAAAGAACCCCTTTCTGACCCATGATATTTCAAACGCTCCTGCCCGGAGCAGAGACCGTCGCCCGGATCTCTTTCGTCCTTTCATAAAGGAAATTTGGTTGCGGCTGTGCTGCGTTATGCAATTATGGTTAACCCCGCAGGGGTGGCATAGTATCGCTGTTTTTCCGATATTTCACCCCTGCGGGGTTGAATATAGCGGTGCGTTTTTTCTATAATCATGTCATCCCTTCGGGATTTTTCAAAAAGCTCCAAAGCTGGTTCAATCTTGCAGATTGAACCATTTATTTATTATGTATACTTCCTAACCCGAACGGGTCGGAAAAGTCAAAATCAGAAGCACGAGATTCATGATTCAACCCTGTCAGGGTTAATTTTGCCCTATTCATAATCCAGGACTCAGGAACCGTAAAAACGCTTCCCTTGTCATGGGGGTGGTTATCTCCGTGCCCCAGAACAGGGAGACCTTTTCGTCTCCGCCGGAATAGCCGCCGAACCGTTTCTGGAGGGCCCTGGCCCTTGCGGGAGAGCCGTAAAAGTTGATTTTTTGCATCGTATTTTCAGCGTCTACCGTGAATACGACCAAATCCATACAAAGTATCCTTTTCTCATTTTCGAAGAAATGCAGGTCTGACACATATGAGGTCTTTTCACAATTTGTCTCCACAACGTATAAATCCTGACCCCGATTACAGCCTTTCAGATAATCTCTTCTCAGCGTTTCAAAATATTCAGGTTTATACCCCTGGGCCTCAAGGTCATACTGCCGTATCTCCAGCATTTCGTCTTCTGAGTATCCTTGTTTTCTTAATGCAGGAATATATCCCCGGTCATTCAGGGCAACACCCATCTGCCACCGGTTGAGGGTATATGAAATCAGGCAGGCGAATTGCTCCAGAGCGCTTACCGGATACAACCGCTTTAAATGCGGATATTGATGATGGTCCAGCACGAAGAGATTGTGCCCTTTCTCTTGTAATTCCTTTTCTTTCAGAACATCCGGCATTTCCACAACAATCACGTGCCTCTTTAAATCGGCAAAGGTCTCATCGGGCTCCCGTGAAAGCACTGCCCCCCACCCTTGTGCTGATATGCGGACATCAAAAGATAACTTTTTAGCGATTTCTATAATCAAACGGCTTTCACCATCGTTGCACGGACAGATTATGGTTGTGTTGGTGTTGTGAATCATTGTTCAACGCTTAAATTGAAATACCATCTTATTTCCTGGACAGCACATGCCTTGCTCCTTCTGGGTTGTCACTATTTACTATGGTTCTTTGGGAGAACACCACCGGGATAGCTTATCTTTAAGCCGTGATATCATTTTGCAGTTAACTGTATGCCTGAAGCGCGGACAAAAGAAAACAAATAATAAACCCATACCGAGAATAATCGCAATGATCTTAAAGGGCAGGGCATTTTTTATCTGGCAGACATCACATTGCAAAATACCCACAATCAACCCCAGGATAAGAACAGGAAAGCCCACATACGTAATCATTGTCACTCTGCTATTGGTTTCTGCCTCTATTTTGTCTTCCACATATCCGGCCAATTCTGAAATCTCTCTTTGCAGTTCATCGTAGAGTTTTTCCAGATTCAGCAAACCCATCCATTGATCATAGATTTCAATTCCTTGCTCCTGTGGGGTAACTTCAATGAACCAGTATTTATTAACAAATTTTATAAATTCACCATGCAACCTGTCTGAGTCATCTTTGAGTTTTTTTGAACACCTTCCGGTTTCAAATTCACCGGTCAACCCATCAATATCCTCTGCAAACTTCAGGAGCATCGCCCGCTGAAAGAGGACAATCAGGGCTATCTGGTAATACATGGATTTCATGTGCTGTTTCAAATATGACGGGGCATCCGTGGCGCAGAGCAACACGAAACTGTACCGGCTCATGCCAAACAATGACCCACTCTTTGCCCATCGGGCGTAGGTGTGTCTTCGTATTAAATCGTATTTCATCGCATCGTTTTCAATATTGGCGTAATTCCCGTCAACAAAGATAAAACGATACCAGTCATCGGACGTCTCATAAACATAGCCAGCGCAGCATCTATCTTGCAGTTCTTTCGATTTCGCATTATCCGAGTAATACGAAACGATAAACATGCGATCGTCAATGAAGGGGGTATAGTAAATCTTGCCGTTGTCCATTGACATGTTATACGTATGTTTCAAGTCAAAGGGAGCAAGGAGTTCTTTGATGATATTGCTTAAATACACAATATCTTTATACTTATCTTTGTACTTCGCTTCCTCAAGATCGATGGGTTTAAAATCCTCATGTATGAAATCTTTGGGGTCGCTGTCTTTGCATAAGGAAATTTTCACCGGGAGTATTTTTGATTCCAATTTGGGAGAACAGGTATTGTTTTCTCCCAGATACGGTGGATAGACCCTCCGTGCAATATCGTTATATCGGAGAAATGTCTGAAAATCGGTCTTGCTGTCTCCACGCTGTTTTTCGGTGGTTATGGTCAGCAGTCCAATCTGATTATCAAAGAGGTGGATATCGATTTCATTGACTTGTGTCTCCATCGTTTGTTGCATGTTGTTCGAATCATAATATTCCAGCTTTAAGGTATGAAAATCCGTTCGTTTCAGGAATTCCATCCCGACGTTCCCTTCTTTATTGAATATTGCCCGCTGAACATAGGGATGAAAGTAAGAGAACTCGTTGTAGTTCTTAATAGAATCAAGGGCATAATGTGCTATCGCCCAGCCTTTTTCGCTATCATTGTTGCCGCTGCTCAATATGTGAGCAATCTTATCAGGTTCTAAATTTTTTTTGTCTGCCCTTTCATACTTAAAGGGAAATATAAATATGGTAGAAAAGTCGTTGTTATTATTCATGTGAAATACCCGTAAAACACACTGGTTTTCGCCCCAACGCCAAATTCAGACAGGGCGTATTTTAAAATATTTTCCGTCTTTTTTAAAAGAGGCGACTCCTTATCCCTGAGATTTTTCCTGTGGGCCAGACGGAAACAGTATTTCTCCCCTGCGGGAACGGTCAAAAAATGGAGCGGAAGCGGTGAATACCAGTCAGCAGGCGGGTTATTGACGGGGTCTGAATAATATTTACTGTAATGAGGCGTCATAACGTCCAATTCCAGAAATGGTTTGTTATTGTCAATTAAACAGGGGTAGGCGGGGAAGAAGACAATCTCTCCTGCCTGAGCATCTCCGTTTTCTGCCCCAAAAATCCCGGCAATATCGTCATGGTTGTCTGTTTCAGCGGCATATCGCGCTATGCCCTTTAAAGAGCTCCCCGGAATGACCGGCAGACCGCTCGTCCAGTCAAAGGCGAAACCGATCTCCGTTGGGTGTTCGTAACCCATGCCAAAGACAAGGCGGGAAACAGTGGTCATGGTGAAGGTGATGCCGATGCCTTCCATAAGCCTTTTTCT from Candidatus Brocadia sp. includes these protein-coding regions:
- the cas1 gene encoding CRISPR-associated endonuclease Cas1, coding for MRSKVPVNAKDAHPLSDLRWHRLSATVMNIRSLPAMSAHPFSVFQAIMKGVSLLPVSPSAAALLPNKESPAASACPRPAPAPLMGNESPELTGDLSPVPGEERTGGAEGDAEPLPRETSPAGETQHGETDGESPRGKKGEEAREPLIIFHARGRRHSLKMREYEKVSLDIFFFRKGHGYVRQWRDAFQAYLSDPVTGRNFEVVTLGDVEERSFGQLAGEADNLPDEGEICLEFLTPFPFKPEKGKARTYLARTAFIRSLEKRFSRLFGREIVYRGQDDRFSLLPYYWNYTEIRHSSLSQPGQTQYINGCVGKLYIKGCFRDFLPFLLLGSEVHAGTKLSNSQGYYLLHKESPGYFQSFFPNKKIIVSVIRDVINRYDHALQALSETEKYPFDENQYAENLFQLIVSNGYLPTPHIAFTIKKKSGVDRVVEQLSFRDLIVQQYLLKVISTVFDRFFEAESIGFRKGVSRQRSIGMIQSAIAEGYQCVIESDIEDFFPSVDLDILEHLLDCSIPQNDVCLKNILLKLIRNGFILNGTYYERRKGLAQGGPLSPILANLYLDSFDEQIKRWGLASHDEDAGTDHAKGGAGNKTAGGNASRGVKLIRYADDFIILTRTKEEAEGVLSDTESYLSTLGLKIKKEKTAIRSLRDGFHFLGIRFERSAVLVEGEDDVKLLRKPLYIVEPYLFLSLNGDAVDLCKNRKVVETIPLRRISEIMVMEKTVFSTALLRKCTEGNIPLTIALGSGYYITTVKPDSKKYYDVSYEHGRKYYSLSETELLCIAKEFAAGKLQNYLALFQQRFRKEQYRFIGELEGVICQMHQAGDVAQVRGLEGAAAKKIYQRLNNFIDDDAFALQKRDRRSPDRMNSLLNLGYYLLFSRINATVRAVGLNPYLGFLHSPQDNYESLVCDIEELFRARIDRFIIRLINLKVVGREDFVETERGLHLEKDAVRKFIDQFESEMEKKGAQGTLSMKEDLYVQTIVLKKWALENGSLSFYRWKI
- the cas2 gene encoding CRISPR-associated endonuclease Cas2, with product MKGISDYAVVYDITSDAKRERVDKVLKGFGFWVQKSVFECRLNKRGRDELIGRLEGLHIKTGFIVTI
- a CDS encoding PIN domain-containing protein, translated to MKDAFVLDACALIAFLNDEDGSDKVEAILLKAFEEECVVYMNKINMPEVYYGVFREEGKGKAEGILSKILALPLQTIDTLEDAVFKEAGRLKAIYRISLADSLALAEAKTRGARIMTADHHEFDTLDKKGEVAFLWIR
- the cas2 gene encoding CRISPR-associated endonuclease Cas2, with protein sequence MKGISDYAVVYDITSDAERERVDKVLKGFGFRVQKSVFECRLNKRGRDELIGRLEGLHIKTGFIKVYRLEYSSRDTVIGQMKKANIDDGHAFIV
- the cmr6 gene encoding type III-B CRISPR module RAMP protein Cmr6, yielding MKLPLPKDIRGNTDNLSTPNLSLKYYKWADIYNDNKFQEVDSKRKGKFFESFITLSKSKAYREAFENRKRLMEGIGITFTMTTVSRLVFGMGYEHPTEIGFAFDWTSGLPVIPGSSLKGIARYAAETDNHDDIAGIFGAENGDAQAGEIVFFPAYPCLIDNNKPFLELDVMTPHYSKYYSDPVNNPPADWYSPLPLHFLTVPAGEKYCFRLAHRKNLRDKESPLLKKTENILKYALSEFGVGAKTSVFYGYFT